The Pirellulales bacterium DNA segment GCGGCGGTAATACAGGCTCGATTAACGTCCACAGTGCATCATCCAAAATTGGTTTCGCCATGACAGCACCTCCTTGTGCTGCTACTACTGTAATTCACCCAAACAATATGCCCTAGGTCATTTTGTTAGACGCTCTTAGAATAATCGAGCAGTTAGGCACGGCTTTGCGCCGCTGAACTATCGAGCTGCCAGCCGGTCTAAATCAGCCTCTGTCACAGTGATTGTGCGGCAAAATCCCGTGTGTTGCCGAATGTATGAAACATCGGCGCAATTCTTGGGGTCGGCATGCAACGCAGATTCCACGCGAGTCCGATCAGCAGGCTCCCAATCTTCAAATGCGTCGGGCCAAATAGTAGACTGTTCCATTACCAGCGCTTCGCGATACGGATCAAATTCGTTAGGCATGGCAAGATGATTCAGGTGTCAAAACAGAAAGCCCAAGTATACTAACGCTTCGACGCGTCGCCAATGGTTTCCGCTCAGCCCCATGATCAAACGTCCCGCTCCATTTTTTGTTATACTGATTATTGCTGTTGCGGGCGCCGTCGCGGCTTTCACCATTTGGCTGAATTATCGGCAATCATACCGTGTGATTCAGGCATTTTCGTCGCAGGTCACGCAATTAATCGCCTATGCTCCTCAGGCTGTAATCATACAGCTTGTCATTGCCAACACTAACACCGCAAACGACTCAAGGAACAATCCACCAGGCCATTTGGAAACCATTCGCATCCAAAATCGTTCCTACATTGTCGCCTTACAGAAAAATGCCATTGGCTTGGACCATTTTGCAGATTTGCGACATTGGCTACTTCACAATGACAATTATGACTGGAACGCAACACCTCATGACAGCATAGGAACCTGGCAATACCTAATCGTATTTTCCGACGGTGACCGTCAAGCGAGTTTGGCATTCGATCTGGACCATCAACTCCTCATCGTACATCCCGATGGCGTTCCCGTGTCCTTTGCTCCGATGCAGGAAGGCCTGCAGGCATTTTTCCAACGCCAATTCTAGCTGCTGAAAACCGCTGGCTGGAAGATAGATTAACATCGATCGACTATCAATCGCTCTTATGAAAGGGCCCTATATACTGGATGCCGGCTAAATCGACGGTTAAAACTCACGGGAGTTGTCCTCTGTCAATATGAATCAGCCACCCGATTGGCTGGTGAAGTCAGCCAAAACTTGATCAACTTCTTCAAGAGCCAGCGCGAAAAGCAATTTCCCTGGTCAGGCAGATGCCTTTTTCAAACTCGCATCCGCCGTAATATCCGGTTGGCGGAAGCACCAAGTTTTGGGCAATCAATTTTTCAATATGCGCCGAGCTCTCATGGCGCCGAAGATTACCGGCTACTGGCCGACGAACTGCTCCAAATAACTGAAAAATCGTTTCTGAAATGCGCTTAGTTGAACGCAGCCTAATAGCACACTTATTCAGTTCTCGACGACTGCTCCCTACTCACACCGTAATGCTCGTCAGCGCTTGAAAATCTGGATCGGCGCGCATGGGGTCGAAGTCGCGCTCGTCATCAACGAGGTTGCGGAAGCTGGCATCCAGCGACAAAGCCTGCGATAAATACGCCAGTGATTGCCGTTTGTTACGAGCCAAACTCCAGTAGCAAGCCAGATTGTAATTCACCAGCGCGCTACCCGGCTCAACATCGAGCGCTTCTTCCAGTGATTCGATCGCTAAATCCAACCGGCCGGTACGCTTGTAGCACCAACCCAGCGCCAGCCAAGTGTCGACGTTTTGCGGATCGCCTTCAGCAGCTGCTGCTAGGGGCACCAAGGCATCTTGAAACTGTTCTAGCATGCGATACGCTTGCCCCTTGATCAATTGCACTTGCGGGCTTTGCACGGCCGACTCACCCAAACGTTCCACTACATACAAAGCGCGGTGTGCCAATTGATTACGCACCGCTGGTGGCAAAATCCATTGCTCGCCAAATACAAGGGCTAAGTCGAGATATCCCTCGGCCTCTCGCACCAATTGTTGTCTTTGCAGGCGATTGATCGCTGACATAACAACAGTACTCTTCCATCAGCGTAACGCGTGATAGAACTGAAACTTAGCGGCTACTGCACCGTAATAGTGGTTTCAACTGCCTCCTGCGCTAGTGTGAAAAAGGAACTTCACAGAAGCGCCGCAGTCACCTGTACTTTTAATATTACACGCACCGGGGTTAATTCCCAATACTTTTGCTCGGAAGCAATTGAGGTTTTTTAAATTAACTACCGGAAATAACAACGAGCAAAACTTCAACGCCAGGGAAAGAATTAACAGTGCGATGATTGAACTGCCCGAGTGAGCCACGGATCCCAGGAACAGTTTGCTCACTGCCGAAGGTTAGACATCCGTTTCAACCAAAGCAGCAAAGTCGGTAAGTATATTCGTCGTTTCCATGTCGCAAGAAATCAACATTGGGTTACTTCGGTCAACATGGATCGCGATGTTCCGCAAGAACTCTGCTGTTTTTCGCAGTCTCGATTATGACGGAAATCTAGGTACAGCAACCTGTTGCGTACCAAGCTCAAATGCACATTACCTACTTGGCGTAACGGTTGCATAGCCTCATAGGAACATCGCCTCTGAATTCGGATTGAACGCAGTGACTTCAAGTGCGCCCTTCAACTCGTGGTTTCACGACAAGTACAAGAAGCCGAAAACCTCTCCAGGGAGTTTCCTAAACATGCGCTGGAGCATCATCATTTTATTTATGTTGGGATTTGCTATCGGACTAGCCTGTGAAATCGAAACGTCGGGAGATGTCACTAAAACCAAGCCATTACCTGCAACATGGCGACTTACACCAAATGGTTGGCAAAGAGCTACTGCGTTTAGCGTCTATGTAGTTGCAAATCACAACGAAAATGTATTGTCCCTCTCGCCGGTGCTACCTCATCCAATAATTCTGTCGCTATTTATTGGATTGCTGTCGGTCCTGATCCTTCTAGCGTTTAGTTCGCCCTTGCGTGTTTTAAAATTAGACCAAACACGGATTGGCCATCCAAATTTGTGCCAAATCGAACTCCGCAGCCAATCTTGGTTGAATGGTTCCTGATCGCAAAACTCAGGCAGAATCACATTTGGGGCGGTATCTTTGCTCCAATCCATGATGGAGCCAGCTCTTAGGGCAATTGCCGGGTGCATCTACCCGTTTCCAGCCTTTTATTTTTGCAAGAAAATCCGATTTTCTTGTACGCCTACGCTGTTTCATCCTCACTAACATCTTTTGGAAACGACGGAACTTGTGGTGCTCATTCCACATCAGGGTGATCTCAAATACTTAGGAAGTTCGGCCATGCGTTTGACTTTAAGAACCATGCTAGCTTATCTCGACGGAATTCTAGAACCTGCTGATCGAGATGAGATTGCCCAGAAAATTGAGGAAAGTGAATTTGCCCGCCAGTTAATGCAACGATTGCGTGAATGCAATCGCAATCCCGAGCTTGCTGCTCCCAAGGTTTCCGCCAAAACCATGAGCATGGATCCTAATTTAGTGGCTGAGTATCTGGATAATACTTTAGCCGGCGAACGCGTACCGGAGTTCGAAAAAGCGTGCCTGGAATCGGACGTGTTTATGGCGGAAGTAGCCGCCTGTCACCAAATCCTCACGATGGTCTTGGCTCAGCCTGCCGCGGTGGATCTGGAAATGAAGCAGCAAATGTATAATGTGCCCCTGCAAGCCAGGCAACGATTGTCACAGCCGGAGATAGCCAATGTCACATTGGACGATCACTCTGCGGCACTCCCCGATGATATTTGGATAATCTCCAAGCGTCGCAGGCTTGAAATACCAGCTTATTTGCGTGAAAGCCCTAAACGGTTTAATTGGAAGCCAACCATGGCAGCAGCCTTGCTCTTGGTAATCTTGGCAGTAGCCATCACGATGGCCCTTGGCCCGTTGGACCGCAAACATCCTTTTGTCCGATTGTTTGGGTTCGGCCAAGATCCAAAAAACTTAACCAACGCTGTCGAAGTGGATAAGCAAAGTAGCAATGGAGATGTTCATGGTTTGTCGGCAGACAACAACACCTCGGTGACGCACTCTGGTGGTTTGGTAACCCACGATCAAATCGATAAAGGTGCCTCCAGCGCGCCTTCAGAAAATAATTCCGCGCCTTTGCACCCCATCGCCAGTGAGACAAATGACACAAACACGTCGAATCTGTCTAACACAAACAAAACCGTTAAATCCCCCCCCGACGGTAGCGCTGAGCAGGGCGATTTGACCGAACACTCGCCAGCTCCTGTTACATCGGTAACCGAAACGCCGATGTCTTCGGCTACAGTCGTAAATCCTATTGCACCTGAATCATCTCCACCGAAGTCCACTGATCCTAATCTTGGTCCACCCCCAATTCCTCAGCCGACGAGTCACAATGCGCCGATCCCTCCTGCATCCTCTGAAGCTACCCACACCACAGACACCCGTCCAGCGATCAAGTCAACTATTGAACCGCAATCACCCGCCACTGCTGATGTGCCTGGTATCGACAACACGCCTCTTGGCCGGCTGTTGCCCAGCAAAGATGTCGTTTTATTGAAATTCGACAATACTTCAAATCTTTGGACTCGCGTTGCGTCCGGAGCAGCCGTCACCTCTGGTGAGAAACTACTAGTGCTGCCCACTTATCGGCCAACCATCACGTTGTCTGCGGGCATCACACTCCAAATCCCCGATGAAACTTTGGTACAGTTGGAATCCTCCAATGCTCAAGATATGACCAGTGTCAAATTGATTTTCGGCCGGTTAGCGGCAATAACCACCGGCAAAGCTGGATCGCAGATTCGATTGGATGTTGGCGGAGTAAAAGGCGTGGTTACTTTCGTCGACGGCGACGCCACCCTGGGAGTTGAAGTACACCACTCCTACCCCCCAGGCGCAAACCCTGAAGTGGAAACCGCACTCACAGCAGCTGATTTATATGCTGCCCGTGGCCATTTGGAATGGACGGCTGCTGATGGCACTGTGACCAAGTTGACTGCGCCACAGAGATGGGAATTATCAGCTGTTCCGGTTCAGGCAGCAACTCTGACAACAGCATTAAATATCCCCAAATGGATCGACGTTGAACAACTCCGATCATTCGATTTCCAAGCGTCGGAGTATCTTGCACAGTCGCTAAAAGACGACAAACCGCTGTTAGTCGCGCTGGATGAAATGGTCAATCACCGCAAGCAGGAATATAAGGCAATGGGAGCACAGTGCCTGGCGATGCTCGATGAATTTGAGCCGCTCGTGTCCACTTTCAGCGATCCCGATCAGCGCGCCATGTGGCCAGTGGAAATTGCCAGCGTCAAAGCTGCATTGGCACGTGGACAATCCACTGCGGCCAAAGTGCACGAAGCCTTTGTAAAACAGCGCGGTGAAGACTTAGGTACGCAACTTTTCCGAATGTTTTTAGGCTATACGAAAGAACAATTACAAAATGGCGAGGCCGCCAAGCTGGTCGATTTTCTCGATCACGATAATCTCGATTGCCGTGTACTCGCCTTCGCCAATCTACAGGAGATTACGAATAAAACGTTTAATTACCGGCCCGATTCGCCGGCCGCCACTCGGGCCCAACCTCTGCGACGCTGGCAAGACGAACTCCACAACGGCACGATTGTACCCCGCGACAACCCGCAAAAGTAAAGCTCGATCGACTGTGTCTGCTGGCCATCTGCATGTCTCCACCTTTCGAGTGACTGGTATTGTAATCGTGCAGCGCCTCAATTAAATTGAGCCCATGGCCCCCAAACGCTCGCATTCTGCCGAATCGTCTGACATCGATCGAGACAAATGTATTGAAATCATCGGCACGTGCGCCTGTTTTAATTTTCGCAAGGCTTCCCGTAGCGTTACTCAGTTGTTTGATCAAATCCTGGCCCCCATCGGGCTGCGCTCTACTCAACTTACGATTCTGGTGGCCGCTCAAGTACTCGGTCCGTGCGGACTGGCCCGGCTTGCCCGCGAACTGGTGATGGATCGTTCCACCATCACTCGCAACATCCATCCGCTGGTTACGCAGGGGTTGCTGCAAGTGAGTGGTAAAAGTGGGCGAGGCGGCAAGTCGGTCGAAATTACCAGGGCCGGCCAACAAGCACTGCTTAGTGCCCTGCCGTACTGGAAAGAAGCACAGGGGCAACTGCTGCAACGCATGGGCAAGGATCGCTTGGATCGTGTCATGGTCGATTTAGGCAACGTCGTCGACGCCACTCGCGCCACAAGTTAACTTCTCCCGCGTTCAATGTGGTGGT contains these protein-coding regions:
- a CDS encoding tetratricopeptide repeat protein, producing MSAINRLQRQQLVREAEGYLDLALVFGEQWILPPAVRNQLAHRALYVVERLGESAVQSPQVQLIKGQAYRMLEQFQDALVPLAAAAEGDPQNVDTWLALGWCYKRTGRLDLAIESLEEALDVEPGSALVNYNLACYWSLARNKRQSLAYLSQALSLDASFRNLVDDERDFDPMRADPDFQALTSITV
- a CDS encoding MarR family winged helix-turn-helix transcriptional regulator — protein: MAPKRSHSAESSDIDRDKCIEIIGTCACFNFRKASRSVTQLFDQILAPIGLRSTQLTILVAAQVLGPCGLARLARELVMDRSTITRNIHPLVTQGLLQVSGKSGRGGKSVEITRAGQQALLSALPYWKEAQGQLLQRMGKDRLDRVMVDLGNVVDATRATS